In Amaranthus tricolor cultivar Red isolate AtriRed21 chromosome 3, ASM2621246v1, whole genome shotgun sequence, a single window of DNA contains:
- the LOC130807898 gene encoding thioredoxin reductase NTRB-like translates to MSSSPSTNTQQMSRCLKLKTLLKNSLNFLPPLSASLAAAVTTAASSPSSPSMEDLKQAIKTRLCIIGSGPAAHTAAIYASRAELKPILFEGWMANGIAPGGQLTTTTDVENFPGFPEGISGLDLTDKFRQQAVRFGTEILTETVDSVDFSTAPFKIFSSESKTVLADSVIIATGAVAKRLDFPGAGEDSKGFWNKGISACAVCDGAAPIFRNKPLAVIGGGDSAMEEANFLTKFGSKVYIIHRRTEFRASKIMQKRALENPKIEVLWNSVVEEAFGDEEKENRVLGGLKVKDVVSGEVRDLKVNGLFFAIGHEPATKFLGGQLELDGDGYVVTKPGTTETSVKGVFAAGDVQDKKYRQAVTAAGTGCMAALEAEHYLQEIGSQQGKTD, encoded by the coding sequence ATGTCTTCATCACCCTCCACAAATACCCAACAAATGTCTCGTTGTCTTAAACTCAAAACCCTCCTTAAGAATTCCCTCAACTTTCTCCCTCCTCTCTCTGCTTCCCTCGCCGCAGCCGTAACTACCGCCGCGTCTAGCCCCAGCTCTCCGTCCATGGAAGATCTTAAGCAAGCCATTAAAACTAGACTCTGCATAATTGGAAGTGGACCGGCAGCTCATACTGCTGCAATCTACGCGTCACGGGCTGAACTCAAGCCCATTCTCTTTGAAGGATGGATGGCTAATGGAATCGCACCGGGTGGCCAGCTTACAACCACAACTGATGTTGAGAACTTTCCGGGTTTTCCTGAAGGAATTTCGGGTCTTGACTTGACGGACAAGTTTCGTCAACAAGCGGTGCGTTTCGGTACGGAAATATTGACCGAAACGGTTGATTCTGTGGACTTCTCAACGGCGCCGTTTAAGATATTCTCGTCGGAGTCAAAAACTGTACTCGCTGATTCGGTGATAATTGCAACGGGTGCTGTTGCGAAGAGGTTGGATTTTCCGGGTGCTGGTGAAGATTCTAAAGGGTTTTGGAACAAAGGTATATCGGCTTGCGCTGTTTGTGATGGAGCCGCGCCGATTTTTAGGAATAAGCCTTTGGCTGTGATTGGTGGAGGTGATTCAGCTATGGAAGAAGCGAATTTTTTAACGAAGTTCGGGTCGAAGGTTTATATAATTCATAGAAGAACGGAATTTAGGGCATCGAAGATTATGCAAAAGAGGGCATTAGAGAATCCAAAGATTGAGGTTTTGTGGAATTCTGTTGTGGAAGAAGCATTTGGTGATGAGGAGAAGGAGAATAGGGTTTTGGGAGGGCTGAAGGTGAAGGATGTTGTGAGCGGGGAGGTTAGGGATTTGAAGGTTAATGGGTTGTTTTTTGCTATCGGGCATGAGCCGGCTACAAAGTTTTTGGGGGGACAGTTGGAGTTAGATGGTGATGGGTATGTGGTTACTAAGCCGGGGACGACGGAGACTAGTGTGAAGGGAGTTTTTGCTGCTGGGGATGTTCAGGATAAGAAGTATCGACAGGCTGTTACGGCGGCTGGGACTG